Below is a window of Bacteroidota bacterium DNA.
TTTAAAAATTATCGAAGATGGTGCCTGCGCAGCAGGTTCCGGCTATAAAGGTCGTCCGGCAGGTAGTTTGGGAGATTTAGGTTGTTTTTCATTTCATCCAAGAAAATCAGTTACAACAGGAGAAGGAGGAATGATTACGACCAATGATGATGCATTGGCTGCAAAAGTAGATATGTTGCGTAATCATGGAGCTTCTATTTCGGAAGAGCAAAGGCATAAAGGTCCTAAGCCATATATTTTACCGGAGTTTGATATGGTAGGATACAACTATCGAATGACTGATTTACAAGGCGCAGTTGGTGTAGTGCAGTTGAAGAAGTTGGATTTGTTTATTGATGAAAGACAAACATGGGCAGATTATTATAATCAGGAGTTATCTAATATTTCTTGGATCAGAACACCTAAGTATTCTTCCGATTACAAACACGGATGGCAATCGTATGTGTTATTTGTAGATGAATCTAAATCTCCAATGAAACGTAATGATCTGATGGAATATCTACAACAAAATGGAATAAGCACTCGCCCAGGTACACATGCAGTGCATATGTTAGGGTTTTATGCAAAAAAGTATGCTATAAAACCGTTGGATTATCCTGGTGCATTTACGGCTAATGAGTACTCTATGTCAATTCCATTGCATAACAAAATGACAAAAGAAGATTATGAATACGTGGTAACTATTTTAAAGAGCATAGTATAATTTATTTGTATTTAGAATTCAATATTTTATCATTCAAAATTAGTTTAAGGTGTGTGGAATAGCCGGTATTTTTAATTTAAATAAAGAGCCTGTTGCTTTAAATACGATAAAGCACATTACTCAGCAAATATCTCATCGCGGACCCGATGGCGATGGATTTTATGTAGAAGGCTCTATTGCTCTTGGTCATAAACGACTGGCAATAATAGATACCTCGGCAAAGGGAGCACAACCAATGTCTTCTAAAAAGGGAAATTGGGTAGTTATTTTTAATGGATGTATCTATAATTATTTAGAGCTAAAACAAGATTTACAAGCAAAAGGACACGAGTTTGTATCTACCACAGATACCGAAATATTGCCCGAAGGATTGGAAGAATATGGAGTTTCTTTTTTCGAACGTTTAAATGGAATGTTTGCCATAGCAGCTTGGAACAAGGAAGAGCAAACACTTTATTTAAGCAGAGATAGATATGGTGTAAAGCCTTTGTACTATTGGTTTAACGGAAAGACACTTGTTTTTTCGTCCGAAATAAAAGCAATTATAAAACATCCCGATTATAAAATAGGGCTGAATTTAGATGCATTAAATGAATATTTTACCTTTCAAAATCTTTTTCGATACCATACTCTTTTTAAGGATGTAACCATGCTGCCTCCTGCCAATACTGTGAAAATTGGCAGAGATTCCACTTATTTAAAGCATCACTCTTGGTGGGATTACGATTTTTCTAAGCCGGATGAATCAATGGCTTTTGATGATGCAAAAGAAGAGACGAAAAGATTGTTTCAACAAGCGGTTGCAAGGCAGATGATATCGGATGTTCCAGTTGGGTCATATCTTTCGGGTGGAATGGATTCAGGTTCTATCACATCATTAGCGTCTAAACATGTAAGTCGTTTGTCCACTTTTACTGCCGGGTTTGATATGTCTCAAGTTACTGGCGTTGAAGCCAATTACGATGAAAGGCGCGATGCGGAACTAATGGCTAATTTTTTTAAAACAGAACATTACGAACAAGTAATAAATGCTGGCGATTTAAGTTGGTCGTTGCCCCGTGTTGTATGGCACTTGGAAGATTTGAGAGTGGGTATGAGTTATCCGAATTATTACATTGCACGTTTAGCATCTAAATTTGTAAAAGTATGTTTGCAAGGAACTGGTGGAGATGAGTTATTTGGCGGTTATCCTTGGCGTTATTACAGAGTGTTTAAATCGCTAAATCAAAGTGAGTTTTTC
It encodes the following:
- a CDS encoding DegT/DnrJ/EryC1/StrS family aminotransferase codes for the protein MLKEKRVIQIATPSLGEDEWNALREPIFSGWLTQGPKVKEFERIFAERHNVKHAIAVSNCTTALHLALVAVGVKAGDEVIVPAFTWVSTANVVEYCGAKPVFIDVDPVTFNIDTTQLKSKLTPKTKAIIPVHLFGLCADIDAIKTIAPDLKIIEDGACAAGSGYKGRPAGSLGDLGCFSFHPRKSVTTGEGGMITTNDDALAAKVDMLRNHGASISEEQRHKGPKPYILPEFDMVGYNYRMTDLQGAVGVVQLKKLDLFIDERQTWADYYNQELSNISWIRTPKYSSDYKHGWQSYVLFVDESKSPMKRNDLMEYLQQNGISTRPGTHAVHMLGFYAKKYAIKPLDYPGAFTANEYSMSIPLHNKMTKEDYEYVVTILKSIV
- the asnB gene encoding asparagine synthase (glutamine-hydrolyzing) codes for the protein MCGIAGIFNLNKEPVALNTIKHITQQISHRGPDGDGFYVEGSIALGHKRLAIIDTSAKGAQPMSSKKGNWVVIFNGCIYNYLELKQDLQAKGHEFVSTTDTEILPEGLEEYGVSFFERLNGMFAIAAWNKEEQTLYLSRDRYGVKPLYYWFNGKTLVFSSEIKAIIKHPDYKIGLNLDALNEYFTFQNLFRYHTLFKDVTMLPPANTVKIGRDSTYLKHHSWWDYDFSKPDESMAFDDAKEETKRLFQQAVARQMISDVPVGSYLSGGMDSGSITSLASKHVSRLSTFTAGFDMSQVTGVEANYDERRDAELMANFFKTEHYEQVINAGDLSWSLPRVVWHLEDLRVGMSYPNYYIARLASKFVKVCLQGTGGDELFGGYPWRYYRVFKSLNQSEFFDNYYGFWKRLVPDKEKLQLFTESVFSKVDINRPRKDFEDVFLFNKKLKYQTPEDHIQNSLYFEIKTFLPGLLLVGDKLAMASGLEERFPFLDNDLVDFAQKIPVRHKLGNLEAMKEIDENDYNKKKKAYQNFDDGKNVLRKAMAEFLPQSVVDRIKQGFSAPDESWYRGENANYLKELLLNKKAVSAEFIDRKYIEHIIHEHIDKRINHRLLIWSFMNFEWWCKLFLNGESIDNK